A single region of the Mycobacterium lentiflavum genome encodes:
- a CDS encoding aromatic ring-hydroxylating oxygenase subunit alpha encodes MADRAKGVNSEAAEELSRPTTIGVEAYISEDYARAERDKLWRRVWQQVGRVEELPEVGSYLTYDILDDSIIVVRTGSDESGGFHAHHNVCMHRGRRLIDTPEGAKNACARTRKSFVCGFHGWTYGLDGVCTHIRERQDWQQALTPDNTHLRPVRVDTWGGWLWINMDPDCEPLADYLFPAAKILDPFGCENMRYKWRKWVEFDCNWKVALEAFNETYHVYTTHPEFNKFGEFKGWAKAQGKHSHIGYDAPEDMEATKSKIRLGIGADPRVSTAQMQVYTMEETNATTTQTLVNAAKRLVDELPEGTPADKVLEHWLTSARRDDEARGVMWPTIPADILGQAGTAWQIFPNFQIGQGLTSALCYGARPHPSYNPDKCIFEVSVFELYPKGEEPQTEWEHTPVGDPRWRSVLPQDFSNMAAVQQGMKSLGFPGTKPNPYRERSTVNLHYQLSRYMGTGEPQELSGKERPPA; translated from the coding sequence ATGGCCGACCGGGCCAAAGGCGTGAATTCCGAAGCAGCCGAGGAACTATCGAGGCCGACGACCATCGGCGTCGAGGCCTACATCTCCGAGGACTATGCCCGCGCAGAGCGCGACAAGCTGTGGCGCCGGGTCTGGCAGCAGGTCGGGCGCGTCGAAGAGTTACCCGAGGTGGGCAGTTATCTCACCTACGACATTCTCGACGACTCGATCATCGTGGTGCGGACCGGCAGCGACGAATCGGGCGGATTTCACGCCCACCACAACGTCTGCATGCACCGTGGCCGGCGGCTGATCGACACACCCGAAGGCGCCAAGAATGCTTGTGCCCGAACGCGAAAGTCGTTCGTCTGCGGCTTCCACGGCTGGACCTATGGTCTCGACGGCGTGTGCACGCACATCCGCGAGCGGCAGGACTGGCAGCAAGCGCTGACGCCGGACAACACCCACCTGCGGCCGGTCCGGGTCGACACCTGGGGCGGGTGGCTGTGGATAAACATGGACCCCGACTGTGAGCCGCTGGCGGATTACCTGTTCCCCGCCGCGAAGATTCTGGACCCGTTCGGGTGTGAGAACATGCGCTACAAATGGCGCAAGTGGGTTGAATTCGACTGCAATTGGAAGGTCGCGCTGGAGGCGTTCAACGAGACCTACCACGTCTACACGACCCATCCGGAGTTCAATAAATTCGGCGAATTCAAGGGCTGGGCGAAGGCGCAAGGCAAACACAGCCACATCGGCTATGACGCTCCCGAGGACATGGAGGCCACCAAGTCCAAGATCCGCCTCGGCATCGGCGCCGATCCGCGCGTGTCGACCGCCCAGATGCAGGTGTACACGATGGAAGAAACCAACGCCACCACCACGCAGACGCTGGTGAATGCCGCCAAGCGGCTGGTCGACGAGTTGCCCGAGGGGACACCGGCCGACAAGGTTCTCGAGCACTGGCTGACGTCGGCCCGTCGCGACGACGAGGCCCGCGGCGTGATGTGGCCGACGATTCCCGCAGACATCCTGGGGCAGGCCGGCACCGCATGGCAGATCTTCCCGAACTTCCAGATCGGGCAGGGTCTGACGAGCGCGCTGTGCTACGGCGCGCGGCCGCACCCCAGCTACAACCCCGACAAATGCATTTTCGAGGTGTCGGTCTTCGAGCTCTACCCGAAAGGCGAAGAACCGCAGACGGAGTGGGAACACACGCCGGTCGGTGACCCGAGGTGGCGGTCGGTGCTTCCGCAAGACTTCTCCAATATGGCCGCCGTGCAGCAGGGCATGAAATCGCTCGGCTTTCCGGGCACCAAGCCCAACCCATACCGGGAACGCAGCACGGTCAACTTGCACTACCAACTATCGAGATACATGGGTACCGGTGAGCCCCAGGAGCTTTCAGGTAAGGAGCGCCCCCCGGCATGA
- a CDS encoding SDR family NAD(P)-dependent oxidoreductase, producing the protein MAVVTGAGRGLGRAYAQLLASRGAKVVVNDVGGSLDGAGVDAGPAEQVVAEITAAGGAAVACGASVATREGGEAIVAAALETFGRIDILVHNAGNVRPGSLKDMSYQDFDAVLDVHLRGAFHVVRPAFPLMCEAGYGRIVLTSSIGGLYGNHNVANYAAAKAGVIGLSNVAALEGAAEGVRCNVIVPAAVTRMAEGIDTSAYPPMGAELVAPVVGWLAHESCSVSGELFVALAGRVARAVIAESPGVCRSSWTIEDVGNHLDAIRYVEAPLIFPVAPDGHHAHLRYSFELAQRSHERPGSNDQGAHHG; encoded by the coding sequence GTGGCCGTGGTGACCGGGGCCGGTCGCGGGCTGGGTCGCGCCTACGCGCAACTGCTCGCCTCACGCGGGGCGAAGGTGGTGGTTAACGACGTCGGCGGCAGCCTCGACGGCGCCGGGGTCGACGCCGGTCCGGCCGAGCAGGTGGTCGCCGAGATCACCGCGGCCGGGGGAGCCGCCGTCGCGTGTGGCGCGTCGGTCGCGACCCGAGAGGGCGGCGAGGCGATCGTCGCGGCCGCTCTCGAAACCTTCGGCCGCATAGACATTCTGGTGCACAACGCCGGCAACGTCCGTCCCGGTTCGCTCAAGGACATGAGCTACCAGGACTTCGACGCCGTGCTCGACGTGCATTTGCGCGGCGCGTTCCACGTGGTGCGACCGGCGTTTCCGCTCATGTGCGAGGCCGGCTACGGCCGCATCGTGCTGACGTCGTCGATCGGCGGGCTGTACGGAAATCACAACGTGGCGAATTATGCCGCCGCCAAGGCCGGTGTGATCGGGCTGTCCAACGTGGCCGCGCTCGAAGGCGCCGCCGAGGGGGTGCGGTGCAACGTGATCGTGCCGGCCGCGGTGACACGCATGGCCGAAGGCATCGATACCTCGGCCTATCCGCCGATGGGTGCGGAACTTGTTGCACCCGTGGTGGGTTGGCTCGCGCACGAATCGTGCTCGGTGTCTGGTGAACTGTTCGTCGCGCTGGCGGGTCGGGTGGCCCGCGCCGTCATCGCGGAGAGCCCGGGCGTGTGCCGGTCATCGTGGACGATCGAGGACGTCGGCAACCACCTGGATGCGATCCGTTACGTCGAAGCGCCGCTGATCTTTCCGGTCGCCCCGGATGGCCATCACGCGCACCTCCGTTACAGCTTCGAGCTGGCTCAGAGGTCTCACGAACGACCTGGCTCAAACGACCAAGGAGCGCACCATGGCTAG
- a CDS encoding CaiB/BaiF CoA transferase family protein, giving the protein MTGVRVVDLTAMVMGPYCTQILADMGADVIKVEPPQGDNTRYISVGPAPGMSGVFVNVNRGKRSVVLDLQTDAGTSALRALVETADVFIHSMRAKAIAKLGFGYDAVAAINPAIVYTNCYGYGRRGPDHDRPAYDDTIQAECGLPAVQQQLTGEADYVGTIMADKIAGLTALYATMMALFHRERTGQGQEVEVAMFETMASFMLVEHANGAMFDPPLGPAVYPRTVAPNRRPYRTSDGYIAALIYNDKHWNAFMEAVQPPWASELYSTLEQRAREIDTVYGLVAETMKERSTAQWLTLLRQLEIPVAPLNTPGALFDDPHLAAVGMFETVDTPHGPVRFPGVPTWFSQTPGRVAGPAPELGADTAAVLDELGLAVDVNPG; this is encoded by the coding sequence ATGACCGGGGTGCGCGTGGTCGACCTCACCGCGATGGTGATGGGACCGTACTGCACGCAGATCTTGGCCGACATGGGTGCCGACGTCATCAAAGTCGAACCGCCCCAGGGGGATAACACCCGCTACATCTCGGTGGGGCCGGCGCCCGGCATGAGCGGGGTATTCGTCAACGTCAACCGCGGCAAGCGCAGCGTCGTGCTGGACCTGCAAACCGACGCCGGAACTTCTGCACTGCGCGCTCTCGTCGAGACCGCCGACGTCTTCATCCACTCGATGCGCGCCAAGGCAATCGCGAAGCTGGGCTTCGGCTATGACGCCGTCGCCGCCATCAATCCCGCGATCGTCTACACCAATTGCTACGGGTATGGGCGACGCGGACCCGATCACGACCGTCCCGCCTACGACGACACGATTCAGGCCGAATGCGGCCTGCCCGCGGTGCAGCAGCAATTGACCGGTGAGGCCGATTACGTCGGCACCATCATGGCCGACAAGATCGCCGGACTGACGGCGCTGTACGCGACGATGATGGCGTTGTTTCACCGCGAGCGCACCGGGCAGGGGCAAGAGGTCGAGGTCGCCATGTTCGAAACCATGGCCTCGTTCATGCTCGTCGAACACGCCAACGGTGCCATGTTCGACCCTCCCCTGGGGCCGGCAGTGTATCCGCGCACCGTGGCACCCAACCGGCGCCCCTATCGCACCAGCGATGGCTACATCGCCGCGTTGATCTACAACGACAAACACTGGAACGCCTTCATGGAAGCCGTGCAGCCGCCGTGGGCCAGCGAGCTGTATTCGACGCTGGAACAGCGCGCGCGCGAAATCGACACCGTCTACGGGTTGGTCGCCGAGACGATGAAAGAGCGTTCCACCGCCCAGTGGCTAACGCTGTTGCGCCAACTCGAGATACCGGTCGCGCCGCTGAACACCCCCGGCGCGCTCTTCGACGATCCGCATCTGGCCGCCGTCGGCATGTTCGAGACGGTGGACACCCCGCACGGGCCGGTGCGATTTCCCGGCGTGCCCACCTGGTTCTCGCAGACGCCGGGCCGCGTGGCGGGGCCGGCGCCAGAGCTCGGGGCTGACACCGCGGCCGTCCTCGACGAACTCGGTCTGGCTGTCGACGTGAACCCGGGATAG
- a CDS encoding thiamine pyrophosphate-binding protein, giving the protein MTVPVYKRILDLFEAEGVNTLFGIPDPNFVHMFAEADARGWSVVAPHHELSAGFMAEAASRMTGNPGLCIGTLGPGMANIAGAIQCALVENSPVIFLGGQRARVTERRVRRGRIQFVQQEPLFAASVKYSSSIEYADQTDEIIHEAIRKAMSGTPGPCYVEFPSHVILEELDVAEAPPPSTYRLVNQGAGTREVAEAVKLIREAKSPVLLVGHGVHTTRTQQQVKELAELMACPVIQTSGGTSFIPGLQERTFPYLFSPAANDAVEESDLCVALGTELGEPMHYGRTQHWAGNNANRKWVLVEQDPTAIGVNRPIDVALVGDLRGVVPQLVSALKESARKPAPALAVLIDKDAKELADMAESAPSGRSPIHPARYVVEATKAFNELEDGIMVRDGGATVIFGWTYSQSKPRDVIWNQNFGHLGTGLPYAVGASVAEGGKRPVMLLTSDSAFLFHIAELETAARQNLPLVCVVGVDHQWGLEVGVYKRTFSQPSPQPGVHWSKDVRMDKVAEGFGCHGEYVEKEEEIGPAIARAYASGKVGVVHVCIDPKANSEEMPKYDRFRTWYAEGTQ; this is encoded by the coding sequence ATGACCGTGCCCGTTTACAAACGCATCCTCGACCTGTTCGAGGCTGAGGGCGTGAATACGCTGTTCGGCATCCCGGACCCGAACTTCGTGCACATGTTCGCCGAGGCCGACGCGCGCGGGTGGTCGGTGGTCGCACCGCATCACGAACTGAGCGCGGGATTCATGGCCGAGGCGGCGTCGCGGATGACGGGTAACCCCGGACTGTGCATCGGCACGCTGGGCCCGGGCATGGCCAACATCGCCGGAGCGATCCAGTGCGCGCTCGTGGAGAACTCGCCGGTGATCTTCCTCGGCGGTCAGCGGGCCCGCGTCACCGAGCGTCGGGTGCGCCGCGGCCGCATCCAATTCGTACAACAGGAGCCCCTTTTCGCCGCGTCGGTGAAGTACAGCAGCTCGATCGAATACGCCGACCAGACCGACGAGATCATTCATGAGGCCATCCGCAAGGCGATGTCCGGCACCCCGGGTCCGTGCTACGTCGAGTTCCCGTCGCACGTCATCCTCGAGGAACTCGATGTCGCCGAGGCGCCACCGCCCAGTACCTACCGGCTGGTTAACCAGGGCGCCGGCACCCGCGAGGTGGCCGAGGCCGTCAAGCTGATCCGCGAGGCCAAGAGCCCGGTCCTGCTGGTCGGCCATGGCGTGCACACCACCCGTACCCAACAACAGGTCAAGGAGCTGGCCGAGCTGATGGCCTGCCCAGTGATTCAGACCTCCGGCGGCACCTCGTTCATCCCGGGACTGCAGGAGCGGACGTTCCCCTACTTGTTCTCCCCGGCGGCCAACGACGCGGTCGAGGAATCCGACCTGTGCGTCGCGCTGGGTACCGAACTCGGTGAGCCGATGCACTACGGCCGTACCCAGCATTGGGCGGGCAACAATGCGAACCGCAAATGGGTTCTGGTCGAGCAGGATCCGACCGCCATCGGGGTCAACCGCCCGATCGATGTGGCGCTGGTCGGCGATCTACGCGGTGTCGTGCCACAGCTGGTCTCCGCGCTCAAGGAATCTGCGCGCAAACCCGCGCCCGCGCTGGCGGTCCTGATCGATAAGGATGCGAAAGAACTTGCGGACATGGCGGAATCGGCACCGTCCGGACGCTCACCGATTCACCCGGCGCGCTACGTCGTCGAGGCCACCAAGGCGTTCAACGAACTCGAGGACGGCATCATGGTGCGCGACGGCGGCGCGACCGTGATCTTCGGTTGGACCTATTCGCAGTCCAAGCCGCGTGACGTCATCTGGAACCAGAACTTCGGCCACCTCGGCACCGGATTGCCCTACGCGGTCGGAGCGTCCGTCGCCGAGGGCGGCAAGCGTCCGGTGATGCTGCTGACCAGCGACTCCGCGTTCCTCTTCCACATTGCTGAGTTGGAAACCGCTGCGCGGCAAAATCTTCCGCTGGTGTGCGTGGTAGGCGTCGACCACCAGTGGGGCTTGGAGGTGGGCGTGTACAAGCGCACCTTCTCCCAGCCGTCGCCGCAGCCCGGTGTGCATTGGAGCAAGGACGTCCGGATGGACAAGGTTGCCGAGGGCTTCGGCTGCCACGGCGAGTACGTCGAGAAGGAAGAGGAGATCGGCCCGGCGATCGCTCGCGCCTACGCCAGTGGCAAAGTCGGGGTGGTGCACGTGTGCATCGACCCCAAGGCCAACTCCGAGGAGATGCCCAAGTACGACCGATTCCGGACCTGGTATGCCGAAGGCACTCAGTAG
- a CDS encoding SDR family NAD(P)-dependent oxidoreductase, with amino-acid sequence MDDHVDHDALFGLDGRVVVVSGAGGGGIGTIVTAMTARAGATVIAVSRSKENLDEHIDPLAAQGLPVVPIVADASTDEGIATVIDQARRAEGGLYGLVNVAGGAQPSTWMPSTRVTRSDWRKIFTDNLETAFFMSQAVASELVAQRQPGSIVSISSISGMNTAPFHIAYGTAKAAIVAMTRTMAVELAESGIRVNAVAPGVTETAASRTYVDEDPERDRQAIAMGRRGRPEEQAGAILFLLSQMSSYITGQTLLVDGGLDLKWTHLGADNTSLFLKDESFRAEIRRM; translated from the coding sequence ATGGACGATCACGTGGATCACGACGCCCTCTTCGGACTCGACGGCCGCGTCGTGGTGGTTTCCGGCGCCGGCGGCGGCGGCATCGGCACGATCGTCACCGCCATGACCGCCCGGGCGGGCGCCACGGTGATCGCGGTCAGCCGGTCGAAGGAAAACCTGGACGAGCACATCGATCCGCTGGCCGCTCAGGGACTGCCCGTGGTCCCCATCGTCGCCGACGCATCCACCGACGAGGGCATCGCCACGGTGATCGACCAGGCGCGCCGCGCCGAGGGCGGCTTGTACGGGCTGGTCAACGTCGCCGGCGGCGCGCAACCGTCGACGTGGATGCCGTCGACCCGGGTGACCCGCAGCGACTGGCGCAAGATCTTCACCGACAATCTCGAAACGGCGTTCTTCATGAGCCAGGCCGTGGCGAGCGAACTGGTCGCCCAGCGACAGCCGGGATCGATCGTGTCGATCTCCTCGATCAGCGGCATGAACACCGCCCCGTTTCACATCGCCTACGGGACGGCCAAGGCCGCGATCGTCGCGATGACCCGCACGATGGCCGTCGAATTGGCGGAGTCGGGAATCCGGGTGAACGCGGTGGCCCCCGGCGTCACCGAGACGGCGGCGTCGCGCACCTACGTCGACGAGGATCCCGAACGGGACCGACAGGCAATCGCGATGGGCCGGCGCGGGCGGCCCGAGGAGCAGGCCGGCGCGATACTGTTCTTGCTCTCCCAGATGTCGAGCTACATCACCGGTCAGACGCTGCTTGTCGACGGCGGCCTGGACCTCAAATGGACCCATCTCGGCGCCGACAACACCTCGCTTTTTCTCAAGGACGAATCCTTCCGTGCCGAGATTAGGAGGATGTGA
- a CDS encoding flavin-containing monooxygenase: protein MTPGTEEHQDGCGPTQTPDDFDIAALREKYRQEREKRLRKEGGAQYLELDGDLAELYEVDPYTPVADRSPIDEDIEVAVLGGGFAGLLSGAYLKKAGVQDVRVIDMAGDFGGVWYWNRFPGIQCDNDAYCYIPMLEELAFLPSKKFADGAEIFAHCQAMGKHFGLYDGAIFSTQVETMRWDETSKRWRLITNRGDDIRARFVVMAQGSYNKPKLPGIPGIKEYLDSGGHAFHSARWDYDYTGGDSNGGLHRLADKRVALVGTGATGVQLVPHLGRDAKQLFVFQRTPSSVDMRANTPTDPAWAAALQPGWQEERKRNFHNWSPFVGVVFGEPDLVCDFWTELGRNMTARIAASPDPASLGIEEIMAIREEEDYKIMERLRRRVAALVDDPDTAEALKPYYRFMCKRPCSSETYLPAFNLPNVTLVDVSESKGVERLTEKGIVANGVEYEVDCVVFASGFEISTEISRRFAVDVIEGRDGLSLFDYWHDRYQTLHGITTRGFPNQFFTGFIQGGVSANTTAMFEQQAEHIAYIIAEAHKRGATTVEPSQEGQDGWVKTVAELAIDNSAFEMSCTPGYYNNEGQGGAKDNGAFLGDFYSPGFYAFGDLIAEWRAKGDLEGLELS, encoded by the coding sequence ATGACGCCCGGCACGGAAGAACACCAAGATGGTTGCGGGCCTACTCAGACGCCTGACGACTTCGACATCGCCGCGCTGCGCGAGAAATATCGCCAGGAGCGCGAAAAGCGACTGCGCAAGGAGGGCGGCGCGCAGTACCTCGAACTCGACGGTGACCTGGCCGAACTCTACGAGGTAGACCCGTACACACCGGTGGCCGACCGCTCCCCGATCGACGAGGACATCGAGGTGGCCGTCCTCGGCGGCGGGTTCGCCGGGCTGTTGTCGGGCGCCTACCTGAAAAAGGCTGGCGTGCAGGATGTTCGGGTCATCGACATGGCGGGGGACTTCGGCGGAGTGTGGTACTGGAACCGCTTCCCGGGCATCCAATGCGACAACGACGCCTACTGCTACATCCCGATGCTCGAGGAGCTCGCCTTCCTGCCGAGCAAGAAGTTCGCCGACGGCGCCGAGATCTTCGCGCACTGCCAGGCCATGGGTAAGCACTTTGGCCTCTATGACGGCGCGATCTTCTCAACGCAGGTCGAGACCATGCGCTGGGACGAGACGAGTAAGCGCTGGCGACTGATCACCAACCGCGGCGACGACATTCGCGCGCGGTTCGTGGTGATGGCGCAGGGCTCATACAACAAGCCGAAGCTGCCCGGTATCCCCGGTATCAAGGAGTACCTGGACAGCGGCGGCCACGCGTTCCATTCCGCACGCTGGGACTACGATTACACCGGCGGCGACTCTAACGGCGGCCTGCATAGGCTGGCCGACAAGCGGGTCGCACTCGTCGGTACCGGGGCTACCGGCGTCCAGCTGGTGCCGCATCTCGGCCGGGATGCCAAGCAGCTCTTCGTATTCCAGCGCACCCCGTCGTCGGTGGACATGCGCGCCAACACGCCCACCGACCCGGCCTGGGCGGCGGCTCTGCAGCCCGGTTGGCAGGAGGAGCGCAAGCGTAACTTCCACAACTGGTCACCGTTTGTGGGGGTGGTCTTCGGCGAACCAGATCTGGTGTGCGACTTCTGGACCGAATTGGGCCGCAACATGACCGCCCGGATTGCCGCCAGCCCGGATCCCGCCTCGCTGGGGATCGAGGAGATCATGGCGATCCGGGAGGAAGAGGACTACAAGATCATGGAGCGGCTGCGCCGCCGGGTGGCCGCGCTGGTCGACGACCCCGACACCGCCGAGGCGCTCAAGCCGTACTACCGCTTCATGTGCAAGCGGCCGTGTTCGAGCGAGACGTACCTCCCGGCGTTCAACCTGCCCAACGTGACGTTGGTGGACGTGTCGGAGTCCAAGGGAGTGGAACGCCTGACGGAAAAGGGCATAGTCGCCAACGGCGTCGAGTACGAGGTCGATTGCGTCGTATTCGCCAGCGGGTTCGAGATCTCCACGGAGATCAGTCGGCGCTTCGCGGTCGACGTCATCGAGGGCCGAGACGGGCTGTCGCTGTTCGACTATTGGCACGACAGGTACCAGACGCTGCACGGCATTACCACCCGCGGATTCCCTAACCAGTTCTTCACCGGCTTCATCCAGGGGGGCGTCTCGGCCAACACCACCGCGATGTTCGAGCAACAGGCCGAGCATATCGCCTACATCATCGCCGAGGCGCATAAACGCGGCGCGACCACCGTCGAACCCAGTCAAGAGGGCCAGGACGGCTGGGTCAAAACGGTCGCCGAACTCGCGATCGACAACTCGGCCTTCGAGATGTCTTGCACCCCTGGCTATTACAACAATGAGGGTCAGGGTGGCGCCAAAGACAATGGTGCGTTCCTCGGTGATTTCTACTCGCCGGGCTTCTACGCCTTCGGTGACCTGATCGCCGAGTGGCGCGCCAAGGGTGACCTGGAAGGCCTTGAGCTTTCGTGA
- a CDS encoding Vgb family protein, with protein MAISTQPSRYPVTHPVDVAAGWELERVTAPSRLFGANGLRTGPDGRIYIAQVTGSQISALDPRTGELVTASPTGGDIVAPDDVAFDAHGNLYATEVMDGRVSVRDTGGRTRVLRDDVPSANGITFHQGRLFVGECREGGRLLEFDLAGGPPRVLLENVPSPNAMEVGPDGLLYFPVMGANEIWRIDPDGGEPQCVASDLGVPDSVKFDAQGRIVSTQVASGQVLRIDPRSGDRQLLAQLNPGLDNCTFVGEQLFVSNFTGEITEISPYGATQSVLAGGLNWPLDLAVGHDGQLYIADGTYFYIALPDGSLHTAGMLFSPGYPGFLRGLVASGPGEFVVTTSGGQVSRYRPEANETELLADGFDQLYGVALGPGGVVFAELGTGRVLSARSGGTEVLATDLREPVGVAIDPDGACLVAEAGAGRVVRLNGSKIDTVVANLQRPQGILVQGRVLYVVDAGAKELVAFDLTSSARRTIASGLPVGPPPGVTPKPLRGMPPFSGPQGPFAGITAAADGTIYLSADGDGSVLALRKDRG; from the coding sequence ATGGCGATCTCTACGCAGCCCTCGCGGTACCCGGTGACGCACCCCGTCGACGTCGCCGCGGGTTGGGAGCTCGAACGAGTCACCGCGCCCAGTCGGCTGTTCGGCGCCAACGGGTTGCGTACCGGCCCGGACGGTCGCATCTACATCGCCCAGGTCACCGGCAGTCAGATCAGCGCGCTGGATCCCCGCACCGGGGAACTCGTGACCGCCAGCCCCACGGGCGGCGACATTGTGGCCCCCGACGACGTCGCGTTCGACGCTCACGGCAACCTGTATGCGACCGAGGTGATGGACGGCCGGGTCAGCGTGCGCGATACCGGCGGCCGGACGCGGGTGTTGCGGGACGACGTGCCGTCGGCCAACGGCATCACCTTCCATCAGGGCCGGTTGTTCGTCGGTGAATGCCGTGAGGGCGGACGGCTGCTGGAGTTCGACCTGGCCGGCGGACCGCCACGGGTGCTCTTGGAGAACGTGCCCTCACCGAACGCGATGGAGGTCGGCCCGGACGGCCTGCTCTATTTTCCGGTGATGGGCGCCAACGAAATCTGGCGTATCGACCCCGACGGCGGTGAACCACAATGTGTCGCAAGTGATCTCGGAGTACCCGATTCGGTCAAGTTCGACGCGCAAGGCCGAATCGTTTCGACCCAGGTGGCAAGTGGGCAGGTGCTGCGCATCGATCCCCGCAGCGGCGATCGGCAACTGCTCGCCCAGCTGAATCCGGGCCTGGACAACTGCACCTTCGTCGGTGAGCAGCTGTTCGTCTCCAACTTCACCGGCGAGATCACCGAGATATCACCCTATGGCGCAACACAATCCGTGTTGGCCGGTGGACTCAACTGGCCGCTGGACCTCGCGGTCGGCCATGACGGACAGCTCTACATCGCCGACGGCACCTACTTTTACATCGCTCTGCCCGACGGGTCCTTGCACACCGCGGGCATGCTCTTCAGCCCCGGCTATCCCGGATTCCTGCGCGGCCTTGTCGCCAGCGGGCCCGGCGAGTTCGTCGTCACGACGTCCGGCGGACAGGTCAGCCGCTACCGACCCGAGGCGAACGAAACCGAGTTGCTGGCAGACGGTTTCGACCAGCTCTACGGTGTCGCGCTGGGCCCCGGCGGTGTGGTGTTCGCGGAGCTGGGCACGGGACGGGTGCTGTCGGCGCGGTCGGGCGGTACCGAGGTGCTGGCCACCGATCTGCGCGAGCCGGTCGGCGTCGCGATCGATCCCGACGGAGCCTGCCTGGTCGCCGAGGCCGGGGCGGGCCGGGTGGTCAGGTTGAACGGGTCGAAGATCGATACCGTTGTCGCTAATCTGCAACGACCGCAAGGAATTCTGGTGCAAGGCAGAGTGCTCTACGTCGTCGATGCCGGCGCCAAGGAGTTGGTCGCGTTCGACCTGACCAGCAGCGCTCGGCGCACGATCGCGTCCGGGCTGCCGGTCGGCCCGCCGCCGGGCGTCACGCCGAAGCCGCTGCGGGGTATGCCGCCGTTTTCCGGACCGCAGGGCCCATTCGCCGGGATCACCGCCGCGGCCGACGGAACGATCTACCTCTCGGCCGACGGCGACGGCAGCGTGCTGGCACTGCGCAAGGACCGCGGCTGA